From a region of the Synechococcus sp. PCC 7502 genome:
- a CDS encoding extracellular solute-binding protein, whose amino-acid sequence MTRVMRRRDVLIGGAAITLGGGLSGCDLFADPKRLRILGLAGAIPSRIVKAFETQFNKPTELKTEPTPDAIWKFLKDTVEPVKVPDVASLGDAWLDLAIAQHLISPLTITSIPQWQNLSPLWKQAVTRNGKVWGIPYRWGLTAIAYRSDKLDIPINGWADLWRTELKGKITLPNDPREVIGLTLKKLGYSYNTANIKAIAPLTPALQALNQQVLTYTSDSYLQPLLIGDSWLAVGWSQDIVNTAEQNSDIKVVIPAEGTALWSDLWVFPQRVNRPENQIFGQDWLDLCLTPAIANQITALTDATATNPDLGKLPKSVTSNILKFPPDQILAKSELILPLSETSNQEYKQLWENLRQA is encoded by the coding sequence ATGACTAGAGTTATGCGGAGAAGAGATGTATTAATTGGTGGGGCAGCGATCACTCTAGGGGGAGGATTAAGCGGCTGTGACCTATTTGCCGATCCAAAGCGATTAAGAATATTAGGATTAGCAGGGGCAATTCCCAGTCGGATAGTTAAAGCCTTTGAAACCCAGTTTAATAAGCCGACGGAACTGAAAACTGAACCTACTCCCGATGCCATTTGGAAATTCCTGAAAGATACGGTAGAACCAGTTAAAGTGCCTGATGTTGCCAGTTTGGGTGATGCTTGGCTAGATTTAGCGATCGCCCAGCACCTAATTTCTCCTCTTACTATAACTTCAATTCCCCAATGGCAAAACCTATCGCCTCTATGGAAGCAAGCAGTTACGCGTAATGGTAAAGTGTGGGGTATTCCCTATCGTTGGGGACTAACGGCGATCGCCTATCGTTCAGATAAGCTGGATATACCGATTAATGGCTGGGCTGATCTATGGCGGACGGAGCTAAAAGGAAAAATCACCCTACCTAATGATCCTCGTGAAGTAATTGGCTTAACCTTAAAAAAGCTAGGATATTCCTACAATACTGCCAATATTAAGGCGATCGCTCCATTAACACCAGCATTACAGGCATTAAATCAACAGGTCTTAACCTATACCTCTGATAGCTATTTGCAACCTCTCTTAATTGGTGATAGCTGGTTAGCAGTGGGCTGGTCTCAGGACATAGTTAATACCGCAGAACAAAATTCTGATATTAAGGTGGTAATTCCTGCGGAGGGAACTGCTCTCTGGAGTGATCTTTGGGTATTCCCCCAGCGAGTTAACCGTCCAGAAAATCAAATTTTTGGTCAAGATTGGTTGGATTTATGTTTAACACCAGCGATCGCCAATCAAATTACTGCCCTAACCGATGCCACTGCCACTAATCCTGATCTAGGAAAACTCCCGAAAAGTGTTACGAGTAATATACTTAAGTTTCCACCTGATCAGATTTTAGCTAAAAGTGAATTGATTTTGCCTTTGTCAGAAACTAGTAATCAAGAATATAAACAGCTATGGGAAAATCTGCGCCAAGCCTAG
- a CDS encoding TPM domain-containing protein gives MFNFLHRYLALAIACLAVLIITLSSPNSSYAIDAPELLPQQMTNVIDLGKFLSDFQETKLNKDITEFEAKTGWKLRVLTQVDLTPGRAVKDFWDLNERSVLLVADSRDRNLLNFNVGDEVYSLLPRGFWIELQSRYGNQFFVREQGQDQAILASLAAITTCLAQDGCNVVPGLPQEQWVLTLLTSILGGLIFGFAGQPRREGETFALRWALILTPLWGMLFVAFGIAPVISRTADWLPITRNVAGFIGGAIIAYLIPITRRSTPPKAP, from the coding sequence ATGTTCAATTTCCTCCATCGTTATCTGGCTTTGGCGATCGCCTGTTTAGCAGTGCTAATCATCACCCTTAGTAGTCCTAATTCTTCCTATGCTATTGATGCACCCGAACTATTGCCTCAACAAATGACCAATGTGATTGACTTAGGTAAGTTTTTAAGTGATTTTCAAGAGACTAAGTTAAATAAGGACATTACCGAATTTGAAGCCAAGACGGGTTGGAAATTGCGAGTACTTACCCAAGTTGATCTGACTCCGGGACGGGCAGTAAAAGATTTTTGGGATTTGAATGAGCGCAGTGTTTTGTTAGTCGCAGATTCCCGCGATCGCAATCTTCTCAATTTCAATGTGGGTGATGAGGTGTACAGCCTTCTGCCTAGGGGATTTTGGATTGAGTTGCAGTCACGCTATGGCAATCAGTTTTTTGTTAGAGAACAGGGGCAGGATCAGGCAATTCTGGCATCTTTAGCGGCAATTACCACTTGCTTGGCACAGGATGGCTGTAATGTTGTACCGGGACTACCTCAGGAGCAATGGGTTTTAACTTTATTAACTTCGATTTTAGGCGGCTTAATTTTTGGCTTTGCAGGTCAACCTCGACGGGAAGGGGAAACCTTTGCTCTGCGTTGGGCATTAATTCTTACACCTCTGTGGGGAATGCTATTTGTAGCATTTGGTATCGCCCCAGTGATTAGTCGCACCGCAGATTGGTTGCCAATTACTCGTAATGTTGCAGGTTTTATCGGTGGAGCAATTATTGCTTATTTAATCCCGATTACAAGGCGTTCAACTCCTCCTAAAGCTCCTTAA
- a CDS encoding carbon-nitrogen hydrolase family protein — protein sequence MKAYLAAAIQMTSLPDLHKNLAQAEELIQLAVNRGADLVCLPENFSFLGDEEAKTQQSQEIAEQSMKFLQTMGKRYQITLLGGGFPVPQNTNNPKSGKLFNTAVLIGKDGQELARYHKMHLFDVNLPDGNTYQESETIEAGSIAPPIYYSEELGNLGLSVCYDVRFPELYRYLSLHGANVLFVPAAFTAYTGKDHWQVLLQARAIENTCYVIAPAQVGRHNPRRQSHGHAMIVDPWGVILADAGDQPGVAIAPIEPSRLEQVRRQMPSLQHRVFKN from the coding sequence ATGAAGGCATATCTAGCAGCAGCCATACAAATGACCAGTCTTCCCGACTTACACAAAAATCTGGCACAAGCCGAAGAATTAATCCAACTTGCCGTCAATCGTGGGGCTGATCTGGTGTGTTTACCAGAAAACTTTTCTTTTTTAGGGGACGAAGAGGCTAAAACCCAACAGTCACAAGAAATTGCTGAGCAAAGCATGAAGTTTTTGCAAACCATGGGAAAACGCTATCAAATTACGTTACTCGGCGGCGGTTTTCCCGTACCTCAAAATACCAATAATCCCAAATCTGGCAAACTTTTTAATACGGCGGTCTTAATTGGTAAAGACGGACAGGAACTGGCTAGGTACCATAAAATGCACCTATTTGATGTAAATCTACCCGATGGTAATACCTACCAAGAATCAGAGACGATCGAGGCGGGTTCCATTGCGCCACCAATTTATTACTCTGAAGAATTAGGGAATTTAGGCTTATCGGTTTGTTACGATGTCAGATTCCCTGAACTCTATCGCTACCTCTCCCTTCATGGTGCCAATGTTTTATTTGTCCCCGCCGCATTTACTGCCTATACAGGTAAAGATCACTGGCAAGTTTTGTTACAGGCACGGGCGATCGAAAATACTTGCTATGTAATTGCTCCCGCTCAGGTGGGTCGTCATAATCCCCGCCGCCAGTCCCACGGTCATGCCATGATAGTTGATCCTTGGGGGGTAATTTTAGCGGATGCTGGAGATCAGCCCGGGGTAGCGATCGCCCCCATAGAACCATCTCGATTAGAACAAGTCCGCAGGCAAATGCCTTCTCTCCAACATCGGGTATTTAAAAACTAG
- a CDS encoding shikimate dehydrogenase yields the protein MTVVGTTKILGIIGDPVSHSLSPVMHNAAIAAIGLDYVYIPLPVKIENLAIAFKGLGAITSVLGFNLTIPHKQEIIPLLDEITEVARAVGAVNTVKRTERGWIGTNTDVHGFLVPLQILDRDWQSIPVVILGNGGAAKAVVAGCLKLGCPVVHVIGRDQLKLREFRRAMTEQLQVDDLRVHTWHDLEHLLPSAGLVVNSTPIGMGHDLGSPLTASQLGLIPQGAIAYDLIYTPRPTKFLQMSEAQGLVTIDGLKMLLHQGAIALEFWIEKPAPIAVMAEALGL from the coding sequence ATGACAGTTGTAGGAACTACTAAAATTTTAGGCATCATTGGTGATCCAGTGAGTCATAGTTTATCTCCAGTAATGCATAATGCGGCGATCGCAGCCATAGGTTTGGACTATGTATACATACCGTTGCCAGTAAAGATTGAGAACTTGGCAATAGCATTTAAGGGTTTAGGTGCGATCACTTCTGTCCTTGGCTTTAATTTGACAATTCCCCATAAGCAAGAAATTATCCCGTTACTAGATGAAATTACGGAAGTAGCTAGGGCAGTGGGGGCTGTGAATACGGTTAAACGCACTGAACGGGGCTGGATTGGGACTAATACCGATGTGCATGGTTTTTTAGTGCCTTTACAAATCCTTGATCGAGATTGGCAAAGTATACCCGTGGTGATTTTAGGGAATGGCGGGGCAGCAAAGGCGGTGGTGGCAGGCTGCTTGAAACTGGGTTGTCCTGTGGTGCATGTAATTGGACGGGATCAACTTAAACTACGGGAATTTAGGCGAGCTATGACGGAGCAACTTCAGGTAGATGATTTACGGGTACATACTTGGCATGATCTTGAGCATTTATTACCTTCAGCAGGATTAGTGGTTAATAGTACGCCTATTGGAATGGGGCATGATTTAGGTTCACCTTTGACTGCATCTCAGTTAGGTTTAATTCCCCAAGGGGCGATCGCCTACGATTTAATTTATACACCCCGTCCGACTAAGTTTTTGCAAATGTCTGAGGCTCAGGGTTTAGTTACCATAGATGGCTTAAAAATGTTACTGCATCAAGGAGCGATCGCTTTGGAGTTTTGGATAGAAAAACCAGCCCCGATTGCAGTTATGGCAGAGGCGTTAGGGTTATAG
- the infC gene encoding translation initiation factor IF-3, whose protein sequence is MKKPTRDLPTINERIRFPKVRVIDADGGQLGIMTPREASKLAEEKELDLVLVSDKADPPVCRIMDYGKFKFEQEKKAREARKKQHTVDVKEVKMRYKIEEHDYQVRINHAERFLKEGDKVKATVMFKGREIQHADLAEELLNRMAVDLGPIAEIQQAPKREGRNITMLMAPKK, encoded by the coding sequence ATGAAAAAACCGACCAGAGATCTACCCACAATCAACGAACGTATTCGCTTCCCAAAAGTCCGTGTCATCGATGCCGATGGCGGGCAACTAGGAATTATGACCCCGCGTGAAGCATCTAAACTAGCTGAGGAAAAAGAGCTGGATTTAGTGTTGGTAAGTGATAAAGCCGATCCCCCTGTCTGTCGGATTATGGACTATGGCAAGTTTAAGTTTGAGCAGGAAAAGAAAGCCCGTGAGGCTCGTAAAAAGCAGCATACAGTTGATGTCAAAGAAGTTAAGATGCGCTACAAAATTGAAGAGCATGACTATCAAGTGAGAATTAATCATGCCGAAAGATTTTTAAAAGAAGGAGATAAGGTTAAAGCAACCGTAATGTTTAAGGGGCGAGAAATCCAACATGCTGATCTTGCTGAAGAACTATTGAACCGTATGGCAGTTGACCTAGGACCGATCGCTGAAATTCAACAGGCTCCTAAGCGAGAAGGACGTAATATCACCATGTTAATGGCTCCTAAAAAATAA
- a CDS encoding ABC transporter permease, producing MNLGRISVIAFNVFRETLREQVLYLTLLFTLILVAAVNLLPQLSASGEKKIIIDVGIAAIEIVGLIVAVFVGTTLVNKEIDKRTIFVLIAKPMSRAEFILGKHLGITSVLALIVGIMTVIYVVVLSLAKISLPIYSILVANFYIFGQLMLLGAIAILFGTFSSSLLAAFLTFATYLMGNFSRDLLALGEISKNESLQTVTRIIYLVLPDLSRANLKNEAVYGVLPPLTDLFSNGIYILSYALLVLAIAILVFGKKQF from the coding sequence ATGAATTTAGGTCGAATTAGCGTCATTGCTTTCAATGTTTTTCGTGAAACCTTGCGCGAACAGGTACTATACCTAACTTTATTATTTACTTTAATCTTAGTAGCTGCTGTTAATCTCCTGCCCCAGCTTTCCGCTAGCGGCGAAAAAAAGATAATTATTGATGTTGGCATTGCCGCAATTGAAATAGTCGGGCTGATTGTAGCAGTATTTGTGGGTACGACGTTGGTGAATAAAGAGATTGATAAGCGCACCATCTTTGTGTTGATTGCTAAACCCATGAGTCGTGCCGAGTTTATTTTGGGTAAGCATTTAGGTATTACCTCAGTTTTAGCTCTGATCGTTGGGATAATGACAGTAATTTATGTGGTAGTACTAAGTTTAGCCAAGATTTCCTTACCCATTTACTCAATTTTAGTTGCCAATTTCTATATATTTGGGCAGTTAATGTTACTAGGAGCGATCGCCATCCTATTTGGTACATTTAGTAGTTCTTTACTAGCAGCTTTTCTGACCTTTGCTACCTATCTAATGGGCAACTTTAGTCGAGATTTATTAGCTTTGGGGGAAATTTCTAAAAATGAAAGCCTACAAACGGTGACTCGGATCATTTATTTGGTTCTGCCCGATCTGTCCCGTGCCAATCTTAAAAACGAAGCTGTCTATGGAGTTCTGCCCCCTTTAACCGATCTCTTTAGCAATGGAATTTATATCTTGAGTTATGCCCTTTTAGTTTTGGCGATCGCCATTTTAGTATTTGGGAAAAAGCAGTTCTAG
- a CDS encoding AI-2E family transporter: MITEIEPINPLNPQVTTIASNNENPEPNQPTNLKNKLINRLLIGITFPLIIINGWLGLEFFRFFQPIFSILIAASILAFLLNYAVGLVTSTLGMKRGSAVLLVFLLAVSVLAAVAVVLVPIALTQLNELVKGLPSLIESGNQQLNSLQLWYQEQNIDVNIRGIAIQLTDRLSGQLQSLTGKVLGFALDTAGSVVNLLLILVMTYYLLSYGDRIWAGIFSWFPNSWGGQVQKSLRQNFKNYYIGQATLASLSGSSVTLAFLAMNVPFSILFGLAIGIMGLIPFGGALTVSIISFVLALQNFWLGVKVLATVIIIDQIIANVIAPRILGDLTGLNPVWILISLFVGLQIGGSLGLVIAVPLASAIKSTVDSLRSLPSN, from the coding sequence ATGATCACGGAGATAGAGCCAATAAACCCACTAAATCCGCAGGTAACCACGATCGCATCTAATAACGAGAATCCAGAGCCTAATCAGCCAACTAATCTCAAAAATAAGTTAATTAATAGATTACTGATCGGCATAACTTTTCCTTTAATTATTATTAATGGTTGGTTGGGGCTAGAGTTTTTTCGATTTTTTCAGCCTATTTTCAGCATTCTCATTGCCGCCTCGATTTTGGCATTTTTATTAAATTATGCAGTGGGCTTGGTAACTTCTACCCTAGGCATGAAGAGAGGTAGTGCTGTTTTATTGGTGTTTTTATTGGCAGTTTCGGTGTTGGCTGCGGTGGCAGTGGTGCTAGTCCCGATCGCCTTAACCCAGCTTAATGAATTAGTAAAAGGTTTACCGAGTTTAATTGAGTCGGGTAATCAGCAGTTAAATAGCTTGCAACTGTGGTATCAAGAGCAGAATATTGATGTGAATATCCGTGGCATTGCCATTCAGCTTACTGATCGCCTGTCGGGACAGTTACAGTCACTGACGGGAAAAGTCTTGGGATTTGCCCTAGATACCGCAGGGAGTGTTGTTAATCTGTTATTGATTTTAGTAATGACCTATTACCTGTTATCCTATGGCGATCGGATTTGGGCGGGTATTTTTAGTTGGTTTCCCAATAGCTGGGGTGGACAGGTACAAAAATCCTTACGGCAAAACTTTAAAAATTATTACATTGGACAAGCTACATTAGCATCCCTTAGTGGCAGTTCTGTGACTCTGGCATTTCTAGCGATGAATGTGCCTTTTAGTATTTTATTTGGCTTGGCGATCGGAATTATGGGTTTAATTCCCTTTGGTGGTGCCTTAACTGTAAGTATTATTTCGTTTGTATTGGCACTGCAAAATTTTTGGCTAGGGGTAAAGGTTTTAGCGACGGTAATTATAATTGACCAAATTATTGCTAATGTGATTGCCCCCAGAATTTTAGGAGATTTGACGGGTTTAAACCCTGTATGGATTTTAATTTCTCTGTTTGTGGGCTTGCAAATTGGTGGCTCTTTAGGTTTAGTAATTGCTGTACCGTTGGCGAGTGCGATTAAAAGTACAGTCGATAGCCTTAGAAGTCTTCCAAGTAATTAA
- a CDS encoding DUF3593 domain-containing protein — MTKESLFGLSLFPYLLFLFFITRSKRLPKLSLWGFYGTLVFVAITIPAGIYAQTVYGTSLANVDWLHGGAESFLTITNILLVIGLKSSLDQVKKS, encoded by the coding sequence ATGACAAAAGAATCTCTGTTCGGTTTATCCCTTTTTCCCTATTTGCTATTTTTGTTTTTCATTACCAGATCGAAAAGATTACCAAAACTATCACTCTGGGGTTTTTACGGTACCCTCGTATTTGTAGCAATTACCATTCCTGCGGGGATTTACGCTCAAACTGTCTATGGCACTTCTTTAGCTAATGTGGATTGGCTGCATGGTGGGGCTGAGTCTTTCTTGACTATTACTAATATTTTGTTGGTGATTGGACTTAAATCCAGCCTAGATCAAGTTAAAAAAAGTTAA
- a CDS encoding DUF3326 domain-containing protein, with protein MTRSLTVLLIIPTGIKAAIGGYAGDALPVARAIAAVADTVITHPNVLNGASLFYPMPNVLYVEGYGLDQVALGNWGLQPVHSNRIGVILDRGIEPELELRHRQAIAAAQATLGLTITDTVITDQNLGVELQIGKSGATWGTIAHPDSLLRAADYLVNVCKVQAIAVITRFPDDTDSLALQNYRQGRGVDALAGAEAVISHLLVREFAIPTAHAPALSPLPLDPSVSARAAAEELGYTFLPCVLVGLSKAPQFITTKGNTDLVINLTKAIARNHIDVIITPESACGGTAILALQKLNHIHYIFVRENTTALQVYPQMLGLTGTTVNGYLEAIGVLAAIKAGVNPQALRC; from the coding sequence ATGACTCGATCGCTCACAGTATTATTAATTATTCCCACTGGGATTAAAGCGGCAATTGGTGGCTATGCTGGAGATGCTTTACCTGTGGCAAGGGCGATCGCTGCGGTGGCAGATACTGTGATTACCCACCCTAATGTCTTAAATGGGGCAAGTTTATTTTATCCCATGCCCAATGTTTTGTATGTGGAGGGCTATGGGTTAGATCAAGTCGCTTTGGGAAATTGGGGGCTACAGCCAGTGCATTCCAACCGAATTGGGGTAATTTTAGACCGAGGTATAGAACCAGAATTAGAATTACGACATCGACAGGCGATCGCTGCGGCTCAAGCAACTTTGGGATTAACTATTACTGATACTGTAATTACCGATCAAAATTTGGGAGTAGAACTACAAATTGGTAAATCGGGCGCAACCTGGGGAACCATTGCTCATCCTGATAGTTTGCTTCGGGCTGCTGATTATTTAGTAAATGTTTGTAAAGTGCAGGCGATCGCCGTAATCACGAGATTTCCTGATGATACTGATAGCCTAGCATTACAAAATTATCGCCAAGGACGGGGAGTAGATGCCCTAGCAGGTGCTGAGGCGGTAATTAGTCATTTACTTGTACGGGAGTTTGCCATTCCCACTGCCCATGCTCCAGCCTTATCTCCATTACCCCTTGATCCTAGTGTTTCAGCTCGGGCGGCGGCGGAAGAACTAGGCTATACGTTTTTACCCTGTGTTCTGGTGGGGTTAAGCAAAGCACCTCAGTTTATTACTACTAAGGGAAATACTGATTTAGTTATAAATTTAACAAAAGCGATCGCCCGAAATCATATTGATGTCATTATTACCCCAGAAAGTGCCTGCGGGGGAACAGCAATTTTAGCTTTGCAAAAACTTAATCATATTCACTACATTTTTGTACGAGAAAACACTACAGCGTTGCAGGTGTATCCCCAAATGTTGGGCTTAACGGGAACTACTGTGAATGGATATTTAGAAGCGATCGGGGTTTTAGCCGCAATTAAAGCTGGTGTTAATCCACAGGCACTGAGATGTTGA
- a CDS encoding class I SAM-dependent methyltransferase, with protein MTDLQNLSSPKAKMTDTTTIHGDQSGDQKSWTEVAKEYAGKNLDERKTWHGSVADAYNRVRPRYPSEIIDRTIELAQLPPHAQILELGCGPAIATVDFAKLGFSLLSLEPNNEAAELAKQNCANYPLVEIQNLAFEEWELKSNYFDAVLAATSWHWIDPAIAYAKSAAALKPKGSLILLWNTPPQVDEETYQLVNNTYQALAPSIPVYARYESRINHQADFLKFSQIIIDSGYFNHLSYDSSIYEVVYSLDDYLLLLSTLSPYIALTTETRINLFAQLRKILHHHRGDRLHLSFVSAFHVAHKI; from the coding sequence ATGACTGATTTGCAAAATTTATCCAGTCCGAAAGCTAAAATGACCGATACTACTACAATTCATGGTGATCAGAGTGGTGATCAAAAAAGTTGGACAGAGGTAGCTAAGGAATATGCTGGAAAAAATTTAGATGAAAGAAAGACTTGGCATGGTTCAGTTGCCGATGCCTATAATCGGGTGAGACCTCGCTATCCATCAGAAATTATTGACCGCACAATTGAACTTGCCCAACTGCCACCCCATGCTCAAATTTTGGAACTAGGCTGTGGTCCAGCGATCGCCACTGTCGACTTTGCGAAGCTGGGGTTTTCGTTATTGAGTCTGGAGCCAAATAATGAAGCCGCAGAATTGGCAAAACAGAACTGTGCGAATTATCCGCTTGTGGAAATCCAAAATTTGGCTTTTGAGGAATGGGAACTGAAATCTAATTACTTCGATGCTGTCCTCGCCGCCACATCATGGCATTGGATTGATCCTGCGATCGCCTATGCAAAATCAGCAGCAGCATTAAAACCCAAAGGCAGTCTTATCCTATTATGGAATACTCCACCACAGGTAGACGAAGAAACCTATCAGTTAGTTAATAACACTTATCAGGCTTTAGCACCCTCTATCCCTGTCTATGCGCGATATGAAAGTAGAATAAATCATCAAGCCGATTTTCTAAAATTTAGTCAAATTATTATTGATTCTGGCTATTTTAACCATCTGAGCTATGACTCCTCCATTTACGAAGTTGTTTATAGCCTCGATGACTATCTTTTGCTATTAAGTACTCTATCTCCATACATTGCCCTAACTACCGAGACCAGAATTAACCTCTTTGCTCAGTTACGAAAAATATTACATCATCATCGAGGCGATCGCCTCCATCTCTCCTTCGTATCTGCTTTTCATGTTGCCCACAAAATATAA
- a CDS encoding glycoside hydrolase family 57 protein, which produces MTIGYLALVLHAHLPFVRHPESDYVLEEEWLYEAITETYIPLLKVFEGLKQDGIDFKITMSMTPPLISMLSDPLLQERYDLHLAKLQKLVQTEYEVNNHGHLRYLADYYVQEFAEVRSLWEKYKGNLVIAFKQFVDSNNLEIITCGATHGYLPLMQMYPQAVWAQLKVAVDHYEAAFGRPPNGIWLPECAYFDGLERMIADVGLRYFLTDGHGILYGKPRPRYGTYAPIFTETGVAVFGRDHESSQQVWSSEVGYPGDPVYREFYKDLGWEADYEYIKPYIMPNGQRKNTGVKYHKITGRGMDLSAKQLYDPYWAREKAADHASNFAFNRERQVEYLHKVMGRNPIVVSPYDAELFGHWWYEGPWFIDYLIRKSHFDQSTFSMTHLADYLRQNPNQQVARPAQSSWGYKGFHEYWLNETNAWVYPHLHKAAERMISLSHREPVDELELKALNQAARELLLAQSSDWAFIMRTGTMVPYAVRRTRSHLSRFNQLFDDINAGTIDSGWLEKVEFMDNIFPEIDYRVYRPLV; this is translated from the coding sequence ATGACTATTGGATACCTTGCCCTAGTTCTACACGCTCACCTTCCCTTTGTACGGCATCCAGAAAGTGACTATGTTTTAGAAGAAGAGTGGCTATACGAGGCAATTACTGAAACCTATATCCCTTTATTAAAAGTTTTTGAAGGCTTAAAGCAGGATGGTATCGACTTTAAAATTACCATGAGCATGACTCCGCCCCTGATTTCTATGCTCAGCGATCCTTTATTACAAGAACGCTACGATCTACATTTAGCCAAGTTGCAAAAGCTAGTTCAAACTGAGTATGAAGTTAATAATCATGGGCATTTGCGTTATCTAGCTGATTACTATGTCCAAGAATTTGCCGAAGTGCGATCGCTCTGGGAAAAATATAAGGGTAACTTAGTTATTGCCTTTAAACAATTTGTCGATAGCAATAATCTGGAAATCATTACCTGTGGGGCGACTCACGGCTATTTACCCCTGATGCAAATGTATCCACAAGCAGTGTGGGCACAGTTAAAAGTGGCAGTCGATCATTATGAAGCGGCGTTTGGCAGACCTCCCAATGGGATTTGGCTCCCTGAATGTGCTTACTTTGATGGCTTAGAGCGTATGATTGCCGATGTGGGCTTACGCTACTTTCTCACCGATGGACATGGCATTTTATATGGAAAACCCCGCCCCCGTTATGGTACCTATGCCCCCATTTTTACGGAAACTGGTGTAGCAGTATTTGGACGAGATCACGAATCCTCGCAACAGGTATGGTCATCGGAGGTAGGTTATCCGGGCGATCCAGTATATCGAGAATTTTATAAAGACCTTGGTTGGGAAGCAGACTACGAATATATTAAACCCTATATCATGCCCAATGGACAGCGCAAAAATACGGGGGTTAAGTATCATAAAATTACTGGTCGTGGTATGGATTTGAGTGCAAAGCAACTGTATGATCCTTACTGGGCAAGGGAAAAAGCTGCCGATCATGCCAGCAATTTTGCTTTTAACCGTGAGCGTCAGGTGGAATATTTACACAAAGTCATGGGACGCAACCCGATTGTAGTTTCTCCCTATGATGCTGAACTATTTGGGCATTGGTGGTACGAAGGCCCTTGGTTTATTGACTATCTAATCCGTAAGTCTCACTTTGATCAAAGCACCTTTAGTATGACCCACCTTGCAGACTATTTACGCCAAAATCCAAATCAACAAGTAGCTCGACCTGCCCAGTCTAGTTGGGGTTATAAGGGCTTCCACGAATATTGGCTGAATGAAACTAATGCCTGGGTTTATCCCCATTTGCATAAAGCGGCTGAACGCATGATTTCCTTATCCCATCGGGAGCCTGTCGATGAATTGGAATTAAAGGCACTAAATCAAGCAGCGCGAGAACTTTTGTTGGCACAGTCTTCGGATTGGGCATTTATTATGCGAACTGGGACTATGGTTCCCTATGCTGTCCGCCGTACCCGATCGCATTTATCCAGATTTAATCAACTATTTGACGATATTAACGCTGGCACCATAGATAGTGGCTGGTTAGAAAAGGTGGAATTTATGGATAATATTTTCCCTGAAATTGACTATAGGGTTTATCGCCCCTTGGTATAG
- a CDS encoding DUF3172 domain-containing protein, whose product MARRRSSSPNSPNSFTSSGMSSGVKLAIAAAIFALGLGLGVALSTLNPTPQTIDAISLDVNAPSRDFCNNYGASAMVMTSHVYVTLNPFNVYVSQAKAVPGCVVLPNNWNLLLQRNAISDQDIRDCKDRMNTFGYTGDLEKSPRVECVYESKDAKKQLTGNNIAQ is encoded by the coding sequence ATGGCTCGTCGTCGCAGTTCATCCCCTAATTCTCCTAATTCCTTCACATCCTCTGGTATGAGTTCAGGGGTAAAGTTAGCGATCGCTGCCGCTATTTTTGCCTTAGGACTTGGCTTAGGAGTGGCACTATCTACCCTTAACCCTACGCCCCAAACCATTGATGCCATTAGTTTAGATGTAAATGCTCCCAGTCGGGATTTTTGTAATAACTATGGAGCTTCGGCAATGGTGATGACAAGCCACGTCTATGTTACCTTGAATCCCTTTAATGTTTATGTCAGCCAAGCAAAAGCTGTACCTGGCTGTGTGGTTTTACCTAACAACTGGAACTTACTTTTACAAAGAAATGCCATTAGCGATCAAGATATACGCGACTGTAAAGATCGGATGAATACCTTTGGCTATACCGGTGATTTAGAAAAAAGTCCCCGTGTGGAGTGTGTGTATGAGAGCAAAGATGCTAAAAAACAGCTAACGGGGAATAATATTGCTCAGTAA